In Rosa chinensis cultivar Old Blush chromosome 1, RchiOBHm-V2, whole genome shotgun sequence, a genomic segment contains:
- the LOC112165336 gene encoding probable inactive purple acid phosphatase 27, with product MPPRRCSEIRTPTGPTCLQGVYPSRLVRLRAPNASDGGTEHNHNYDGATSIRSLCFGEMEATMPIYKTVTPTPFKMWMSDSVGWSDRIQFHTPPVGGSDELKFLAFGDMGKAPRDSSVEHYIQPGSLSVIEAVTDEINSRNVDYVFHIGDISYATGFLVEWDFFLHQINPIASRVSYMTAIGNHERDYIESGSVYILADSGGEVGVPYETYFPMPTPAKDKPWYSIEQGSVHITMISTEHDWTKNFEQYQWMKKDMASVDRSKTPWLIFMGHRPMYTSAPGFLSVDEKFVDKVEPLLLASKVDLALFGHVHNYERTCSIYKIQCMKLPCKVEAGIDTYDHSNYSAPVQAIIGMAGFSLDKFPSGINNSWSLSRHSEYGSLRAHATRIDIKLEFVNADTRKVDDSFHITKA from the exons ATGCCACCACGTCGTTGCTCAGAGATCCGAACCCCAACTGGTCCAACCTGCCTCCAAGGAGTTTATCCTTCTCGATTGGTGCGACTTCGAGCACCAAATGCCAGCGACGGAGGAACCGAACACAACCACAATTACGACGGTGCAACTAGCATCAG GTCTCTTTGCTTTGGAGAAATGGAGGCCACGATGCCCATTTACAAGACTGTTACTCCAACTCCA TTTAAGATGTGGATGAG tgaTTCAGTTGGTTGGAGTGATCGAATCCAATTCCACACTCCCCCTGTGGGAGGATCTGATGAGCTCAAATTTCTTGCATTTGGCGACATGGGAAAGGCTCCTCGTGATTCTTCTGTCGAGCATTATATTCAG CCAGGATCCCTCTCAGTGATTGAGGCCGTGACGGATGAAATAAATTCCAGGAATGTAGACTATGTCTTCCACATTGGAGATATAAGCTATGCCACTGGGTTTTTAGTTGAATGGGATTTTTTCCTTCACCAAATCAACCCTATTGCTTCTCGAGTTTCATACATGACAGCTATCGGGAACCATGAGAG GGACTATATAGAATCTGGATCAGTGTACATTCTTGCAGATTCAGGTGGGGAAGTTGGAGTTCCCTATGAGACTTACTTTCCAATGCCAACCCCAGCAAAGGATAAACCATGGTATTCCATAGAACAAGGAAGCGTCCACATCACGATGATTTCAACAGAGCATGACTGGACCAAAAATTTTGAGCAG TATCAATGGATGAAAAAGGATATGGCTTCAGTTGATCGATCTAAAACTCCTTGGTTGATATTTATGGG GCATAGACCAATGTATACATCTGCCCCTGGATTCCTGAGTGTTGATGAGAAATTCGTTGACAAAGTTGAACCATTACTTCTGGCAAGCAAA GTTGACCTGGCGCTGTTTGGTCATGTCCATAACTACGAGCGAACCTGCTCCATTTATAAGATCCAATGCATGAAATTGCCTTGCAAAGTTGAGGCTGGGATCGACACATATGATCATAGCAACTACAGTGCCCCAGTGCAAGCCATAATTGGAATGGCTGGCTTTTCCTTGGACAAGTTTCCCAGTGGT ATTAACAATAGTTGGAGTTTATCAAGGCATTCTGAATATGGTTCTCTCAGAGCGCATGCAACAAGGATAGATATCAAATTAGAG TTTGTGAATGCAGACACAAGAAAAGTTGACGACAGCTTCCACATTACAAAAGCATAA